DNA sequence from the Nesterenkonia lutea genome:
GAAGCCGTCAAGCTTGTCCTTGGGGCAGTGGTCGGTGTGCAGCGCGATGTTCACGCCGTAGCTCTTGGCGACCTGCTTGGCGAAGGCGGCGAAGCCCAGGGAGCCGACCACCATGTCCTTGACGCTGGCGCCGGACCAGTACGCGGCACCGCCGGTGGAGACCTGGATGATGCCATCAGACTCAGCCTCGGCGAAGCCACGGATGGCGGCGTTCAGCGTCTGCGAACTGGTCACGTTCACCGCGGGGTAGGCGTATCCGCCGGCCTTCGCGGAATCGATCATCTGGTTGTACTTGTCCGGGGTTGCAACAGCCACGTGTGAGCTCCTTAGGCGTTAAGTCAGATACGGCAGCGTCATCGGTGCACTGCCGCCATCCTATCGGTGATGGGTTTCTGCAACAGGGGGCGACGGCTTCACTTTGCTGGCTCGACGACGAGGAGCAGGTCCCCGCCGTCGACCTGCTGCACGCCGGAGAGCACTGCCCGGGAGACCGTTCCCGCCACCGGGGTCGTGATCCCGGCTTCCATCTTCATGGCCTCGATGGTGGCCACGTTCTGCCCGGCCTCGACGGTCTCACCCTCCTCGACCGTGAGTGAGACCGCGCCGGCGAAGGGCGCGGCGACGTGTCCCTGCTTAGAGGTGTCAGCCTTCTCCGCCACGGCGACGGTGGCCTCCACGGCGTCGTCGCGGGCCCCGACCTGGCGGGCCTGGCCATTGAGTGTGCACATCACGGTCCTGAAGCCCTTGGGATCAGGATCCGAGACGGTCTGCAGGGTGACCAGCAGGCGCACGCCCTTGCCCAGGGAGATCACATGCTCGTAGCCGGTGCGCAGCCCGTAGAGGAAGTCCCGGGTATGCAGGACCTGGACGTCGCCGTACTTCTCCCGGGCGGCCTCGAAGTCCTTCGTGGGTCCGGGGAAGAGCAGCCGGTTCAAGGTGGCGCGCCGTGCGGCTGGGTGCTCCGAGTGCAGCGACGCCGAGTCCTCATCGGAGAGGTCCTGGTCCAGGGGTTTGACCGTGCGGCCTTGCAGCGCCTTGGAACGGAAGGGTTCGGGCCAGCCCCCTGGTGGGTCACCGAGCTGACCGGCGAGGAACTGGATCACCGAATCGGGCAGGTCGAAGCTCTGCGGGTTCGCCTCGAACTCCTTCGGGTCCACGTCCATGCCGACCAGCTGCAGGGCAAGGTCTCCGACGACCTTGGAGGACGGGGTGACCTTCACCAGCCGGCCCAGCATGGTGTCGGCCGCGTGGTACATGTCCTCTATTGATTCGAACCGCTCCCCCAGGCCCAGCGCGATGGCCTGCTGGCGCAGGTTCGACAGCTGCCCGCCGGGGATCTCGTGGCGGTAGACGCGGCCGGTGGGACTCGGCAGCCCGGATTCAAAGGGCATGTAGATCGAGCGCACGGCCTCCCAGTAGGGCTCCATGGAGGCCACTGCTTCCAGACCCAGTCCGGTGTCGCGTTCGGTGTGTTCCAGCGCTGCCACCAGGGCGGAGGCGGGCGGCTGGGAGGTGGTCGCGGCCATGGATGCCACGGCGACGTCGACGGCGTCGACTCCAGCCTCGGCGGCTGCCAGCAGGGTGGCCAGCTGGCCGCCGGCGGTGTCGTGGGTGTGCAGGTGCACCGGAAGATCGAAGCGTTCACGCAGGGCGGTGACCAGCGTCTTTGCCGCGGAGGGGCGCAGGAGTCCGGCCATGTCCTTGATCGCGAGGATGTGCGCGCCGGCGTCGACCATCTGTTGGGCCAGGCCCAGGTAGTAGTCCAGGGTGTAGAGATCCTCGGCCGGGTCGGTGAGGTTGCCGGTGTAGCAGATCGCGGCCTCGGCCACGGCGGTGCCGGTCTTGCGGACTGCTGCGATGGCCGGGACGATCTGGTTCACGTCGTTGAGCGCGTCGAAGATCCGGAAGATGTCCACTCCGGTGGCGGCGGCTTCGGCCACAAAGGCGTCGGTGACTTCCAGCGGGTAGGGGGTGTAGCCCACGGTGTTGCGCCCGCGCAGCAGCATCTGGAGAGGGATGTTCGGCAGCTCCGCGCGCAGCAGGCGCAGCCGGTCCCACGGGTCCTCGGAGAGGAAGCGCAGCGCGACGTCGTAGGTGGCACCGCCCCAGGCCTCCACTGAGAGCAGACCGGGGGTCACATGCGCGACCGCGGGCGCGGCGGCCAGCAGGTCTCGGGTGCGCACCCGGGTGGCGAGCAGGGACTGGTGGGCGTCGCGGAAGGTGGTGTCGGTGACTGCAAGGGCCCTCTGCTCGCGGAGCTTCTTCGCGAAACCCTCGGGGCCTTCAGCCAGCAGGACTTGTCGCCAGCCCTCGGGCTTGGGGTGATCGGAGGGGCCGTCGAAGGGGCTGCGGTCTGGTTCGTCACGCTTATCCCCGGGGAAGTGGGGCAGCTTGTCCCGCGGGTCGATGCCTTCCACGCGGGGCCCGTGCGGCTGGTTCACGGTGATGTCGGCGAGGTACTGCAGGGCCTTGGACCCACGATCCTGGGAGCGGTTGATCTTGGCCAGCTCGGGGTGGGCGTCGATGAAGTCGGTGGCCACGTCCCCGGCGAGGAACTCCTTGGAGTCCAGCACGTTGAGCAGGAAGGGAATGTTGGTGGCGACCCCGCGGATGCGGAACTCGGAGAGCGCGCGGCGGGCACGGGCGATGGCCGTCTCGTGGTTGCGGCCGCGGGCGGTGAGCTTGACGAGCATGGAGTCGAAGTGCGGGCTGATCTCAGCTCCGGCATAGACGGTGCCGCCGTCGAGCCGGATGCCCGAGCCCCCGGCGGAGCGATAGACCGTCACGGTGCCGATGTCCGGGCGGAACTCGTTCGCCGGGTCTTCGGTGGTGATCCGGCACTGCATGGCGGAGCCGCGAACGCGCAGGTCTTCCTGCCGGATGTCGAGGTCTTCGAGGGTCTCGCCTGCGGCG
Encoded proteins:
- a CDS encoding pyruvate carboxylase — protein: MFSKILVANRGEIAIRAFRAGVELGARTVAVYPHEDRNSFHRQKADEAYRIGEEGHAVRAYLDIEEIIRVAKDAGADAIYPGYGFLSENPDLARAAEAAGITFIGPPADVLESTGDKVKALRAARSAGVPVLQSSEPSKDTEELTRAAEEIGFPIFVKAVAGGGGRGMRRVDKREDLAESLRSAMHEAETAFGNPTVFLEQAVLRPRHIEVQILADGEGNVVHLFERDCSLQRRYQKVVEIAPAPHLDEDIRQALHRDAVAFAKAMNYRNAGTVEFLVDTVGERAGQHVFIEMNPRIQVEHTVTEEITDIDLVSAQMRIAAGETLEDLDIRQEDLRVRGSAMQCRITTEDPANEFRPDIGTVTVYRSAGGSGIRLDGGTVYAGAEISPHFDSMLVKLTARGRNHETAIARARRALSEFRIRGVATNIPFLLNVLDSKEFLAGDVATDFIDAHPELAKINRSQDRGSKALQYLADITVNQPHGPRVEGIDPRDKLPHFPGDKRDEPDRSPFDGPSDHPKPEGWRQVLLAEGPEGFAKKLREQRALAVTDTTFRDAHQSLLATRVRTRDLLAAAPAVAHVTPGLLSVEAWGGATYDVALRFLSEDPWDRLRLLRAELPNIPLQMLLRGRNTVGYTPYPLEVTDAFVAEAAATGVDIFRIFDALNDVNQIVPAIAAVRKTGTAVAEAAICYTGNLTDPAEDLYTLDYYLGLAQQMVDAGAHILAIKDMAGLLRPSAAKTLVTALRERFDLPVHLHTHDTAGGQLATLLAAAEAGVDAVDVAVASMAATTSQPPASALVAALEHTERDTGLGLEAVASMEPYWEAVRSIYMPFESGLPSPTGRVYRHEIPGGQLSNLRQQAIALGLGERFESIEDMYHAADTMLGRLVKVTPSSKVVGDLALQLVGMDVDPKEFEANPQSFDLPDSVIQFLAGQLGDPPGGWPEPFRSKALQGRTVKPLDQDLSDEDSASLHSEHPAARRATLNRLLFPGPTKDFEAAREKYGDVQVLHTRDFLYGLRTGYEHVISLGKGVRLLVTLQTVSDPDPKGFRTVMCTLNGQARQVGARDDAVEATVAVAEKADTSKQGHVAAPFAGAVSLTVEEGETVEAGQNVATIEAMKMEAGITTPVAGTVSRAVLSGVQQVDGGDLLLVVEPAK